From the Anaerolineales bacterium genome, one window contains:
- a CDS encoding GNAT family N-acetyltransferase produces MNETTLQISIRPAREEDIPALVALDHGYSTDYAWQMDVEGAHPASGVRFRETRLPRPMSVKYPRPQEALGSQWQQRSALLVAEEGGQLCGYAALSTGLAPGAVWLTDLVVAPQLRRKGIGARLVLAAQQWARQQDCNRLVLEMQSKNHPAISLAHKLAFSFSGYSDGYYDNQDIALFFAKRLT; encoded by the coding sequence ATGAACGAGACAACTCTGCAAATCAGCATTCGCCCAGCCCGTGAAGAGGACATCCCCGCCTTGGTGGCGCTGGACCACGGCTATTCCACCGACTATGCCTGGCAAATGGATGTGGAAGGCGCCCACCCGGCCAGCGGGGTACGCTTCCGCGAAACCCGCCTGCCGCGGCCGATGAGCGTCAAGTACCCGCGCCCGCAAGAGGCGCTGGGCAGCCAGTGGCAGCAGCGCAGCGCGCTGCTGGTGGCTGAAGAGGGCGGCCAACTGTGCGGCTACGCGGCCCTGTCCACCGGGCTGGCCCCCGGGGCGGTGTGGCTGACCGACCTGGTGGTGGCGCCGCAACTGCGCCGCAAGGGCATTGGCGCACGGCTGGTGCTGGCCGCCCAGCAGTGGGCCCGCCAGCAGGACTGCAACCGCCTGGTGCTGGAAATGCAATCCAAGAACCACCCGGCCATCTCCTTGGCGCATAAACTGGCCTTCAGCTTTAGCGGATACAGCGACGGGTACTACGACAATCAGGACATTGCTCTGTTCTTTGCCAAGCGATTGACCTAG
- a CDS encoding purine-nucleoside phosphorylase — protein sequence MGDFLTLSDIQKAAQAVQERTQHRPRVGMILGSGLGPLAEAVEDAQAIPYSDIPGWPVSGVKGHVGQLVLGTLEGVSVVVMQGRTHYYEGYDMPRLGLPVRVMQSLGIQELFITNAAGAVNPQFEPGELMLLTDHLNLLGMAGQNPLRGPNIEELGPRFPDMSQVYDRQLQALARQTAAEAGIGLQEGVYCCLAGPSFETPADLRFLQAVGVDAVGMSTVPEAIVARHSGTRVMGVSGISNKANLDGNTETTHEEVLEAGKVLVPKLTALVRGVLSKLA from the coding sequence ATGGGCGATTTCCTCACCCTGAGCGATATTCAAAAAGCGGCCCAAGCCGTGCAAGAGCGCACCCAGCACCGGCCGCGGGTCGGCATGATCCTGGGCTCCGGCCTCGGCCCTCTGGCCGAGGCGGTCGAAGACGCCCAAGCCATCCCGTATTCTGATATCCCCGGCTGGCCCGTGTCCGGTGTAAAAGGGCATGTGGGCCAGCTGGTGCTGGGCACCCTGGAAGGCGTGTCTGTGGTGGTCATGCAGGGCCGCACCCATTACTATGAAGGCTATGACATGCCGCGCCTGGGCCTGCCCGTACGCGTGATGCAGAGCCTGGGCATCCAGGAGCTCTTCATCACCAACGCCGCCGGCGCGGTCAACCCCCAGTTCGAACCGGGCGAGTTGATGCTGCTGACAGACCACCTCAACCTGCTGGGCATGGCCGGGCAAAACCCGCTGCGCGGGCCTAATATTGAGGAGCTCGGCCCGCGTTTCCCCGACATGAGCCAGGTCTACGACCGCCAGCTGCAGGCGCTGGCCCGCCAGACCGCCGCCGAGGCGGGCATTGGCCTGCAAGAAGGCGTGTACTGCTGCCTGGCCGGCCCCAGCTTCGAGACGCCCGCTGACCTGCGCTTCCTGCAGGCGGTGGGCGTGGACGCGGTGGGCATGTCCACCGTGCCTGAGGCCATCGTGGCCCGCCATTCCGGCACGCGTGTGATGGGCGTCTCGGGCATCAGCAACAAGGCCAACTTGGACGGCAACACCGAGACCACCCACGAAGAAGTGCTGGAAGCTGGCAAAGTCCTGGTGCCAAAACTGACCGCATTGGTTCGAGGGGTATTGAGCAAATTAGCGTAG
- the ltaE gene encoding low-specificity L-threonine aldolase: MTLIDLRSDTVTQPTPEMRQAMAAAEVGDDVYGEDPTVNRLQDLAAEATGKEAALFVPSGAMGNLAALLTHCQRGDEAILGDLSHPYIYETAGLAALGGIQPRTLPNQADGTLRLDDIRQAIRADDVHFPISRLIALENTHNRCNGAALSAAYTAEVGQLARQHGLLLHIDGARIFNAATALGASVAELVAPADSVTFCLSKALCAPVGSVLCGSADFIRRARRIRKQLGGGMRQAGILAAAGIIALQVMSQRLDEDHARAARLAVGLAELPALQVHPPQTNIVRFQLAEDASLPAEQIVAGLVAEGIRIGHGAYMGFRAVTHYWIDDAAVDKTLAAFRRILA; encoded by the coding sequence ATGACCCTCATCGACCTGCGTTCCGACACCGTCACCCAGCCCACGCCGGAGATGCGCCAGGCGATGGCCGCCGCCGAGGTGGGCGATGACGTTTACGGCGAAGACCCGACCGTCAACCGCCTGCAGGACCTGGCCGCCGAGGCCACCGGCAAAGAGGCGGCCCTGTTCGTGCCCTCCGGGGCGATGGGCAACCTGGCCGCCCTGCTGACCCACTGCCAGCGCGGCGACGAAGCCATCCTGGGCGATCTATCGCATCCCTACATCTACGAAACGGCCGGCCTGGCCGCCCTGGGCGGCATCCAGCCGCGTACGCTGCCCAACCAGGCTGATGGCACGCTGCGCCTGGACGATATACGCCAGGCCATCCGCGCCGACGATGTGCACTTCCCCATCAGCCGTCTGATCGCCCTGGAGAACACCCACAACCGCTGCAACGGCGCCGCGCTGAGCGCCGCCTACACCGCCGAAGTGGGCCAGCTGGCCCGCCAGCACGGCCTGCTGCTGCACATTGACGGGGCGCGCATCTTCAACGCCGCCACTGCGCTGGGCGCCTCGGTGGCCGAGCTGGTCGCCCCGGCCGACAGCGTCACTTTCTGCCTGAGCAAGGCGCTGTGCGCTCCGGTCGGCTCTGTGCTGTGCGGCTCAGCCGACTTCATCCGCCGCGCCCGCCGCATCCGCAAGCAGCTGGGCGGCGGCATGCGCCAAGCGGGCATCCTGGCCGCCGCCGGCATCATCGCCCTGCAAGTGATGAGCCAACGCCTGGATGAAGACCACGCCCGCGCCGCCCGCCTGGCGGTCGGCCTGGCCGAGCTCCCTGCCCTGCAGGTGCACCCTCCGCAGACCAACATCGTGCGCTTCCAGCTGGCCGAGGACGCCAGCCTGCCCGCCGAGCAGATCGTGGCCGGCCTGGTCGCTGAGGGTATCCGCATCGGCCACGGCGCCTACATGGGCTTCCGCGCCGTGACCCATTACTGGATCGATGACGCCGCGGTGGACAAGACCCTGGCCGCCTTCCGCCGCATCCTGGCTTGA
- a CDS encoding RluA family pseudouridine synthase, with amino-acid sequence MNSSPVTETLHDLQAPPDQPQRLDKFLAAALPQHSRARLQALIKAGQVRVAGQPVSKSSYPLEGGELVQVSVPAAQPTELIAEHIPLDIVYEDKQVIIVNKPAGLVVHPAAGHSVGTLVHAVLGHAPEIEGVGGELRPGLVHRLDKDTSGLIILAKNERAQRSLQKQFQERSVSKTYLALTDGQPRTPSGRIEAPIGRDPQQRKRMAVMRAGKGREAVSEYRTLETFPDHSLLEVDLLTGRTHQIRVHLAFIGCPVAGDRVYGRRKASLPLERHFLHAARLQIILPGKRTPQQFEAPLPAELQAVLDELRAAGRKGA; translated from the coding sequence GTGAACAGCTCGCCAGTGACTGAGACCCTGCACGACCTGCAGGCGCCGCCCGACCAGCCGCAGCGCCTGGACAAGTTCCTGGCGGCAGCCCTGCCGCAGCACTCGCGTGCCCGCCTGCAGGCGCTGATCAAGGCCGGGCAGGTGCGCGTGGCCGGCCAGCCGGTCAGCAAGAGCAGCTACCCGCTGGAAGGCGGCGAGCTGGTGCAGGTCAGCGTGCCCGCCGCCCAGCCCACTGAACTGATCGCTGAGCACATTCCCCTCGACATCGTTTACGAAGACAAGCAAGTCATCATCGTCAACAAGCCCGCCGGGCTGGTGGTGCACCCCGCCGCCGGGCACAGCGTGGGCACCCTGGTGCATGCCGTGCTGGGCCACGCGCCGGAGATCGAAGGCGTGGGCGGCGAACTGCGCCCCGGCCTGGTGCACCGCCTGGACAAAGACACCTCGGGCCTGATCATCCTGGCCAAGAACGAACGTGCCCAGCGCAGCCTACAGAAGCAGTTCCAGGAGCGCAGCGTTTCCAAGACCTACCTGGCCCTGACCGACGGCCAGCCGCGCACCCCCAGCGGCCGCATCGAGGCGCCCATCGGCCGTGACCCGCAGCAGCGCAAGCGCATGGCGGTGATGCGGGCCGGCAAAGGCCGCGAAGCGGTCAGTGAGTACCGTACCCTGGAGACTTTCCCAGACCACAGCCTGCTGGAGGTCGACCTGCTGACCGGGCGCACGCACCAGATCCGCGTGCATCTGGCCTTCATCGGCTGCCCGGTGGCCGGCGACCGCGTCTACGGGCGGCGCAAAGCCAGCCTGCCGCTGGAGCGCCACTTCCTGCACGCCGCCCGCCTGCAGATCATCCTGCCCGGCAAGCGCACGCCGCAGCAGTTCGAAGCCCCGCTGCCGGCAGAGTTGCAAGCCGTGCTGGATGAATTGCGGGCTGCCGGCCGAAAAGGGGCCTAA
- the lspA gene encoding signal peptidase II encodes MTESPPSTTPQGSSLLHAYLSLFAVAGGIIALDQWTKGWIREHLAFGDSLTPWPQLPFLRLLHWKNTGAAFGMFQEGGGIFAILAVLVALMILYYFPRIPREEWALRLAMSLQLAGALGNLIDRLRLGYVTDFVAVGGFPIFNVADASISIGVALLLLSLWLNGDLDSQKEKAASEQLASD; translated from the coding sequence GTGACCGAAAGCCCTCCCAGCACTACCCCCCAAGGCAGCTCGCTGCTGCACGCCTACCTCTCCCTGTTCGCCGTGGCGGGCGGCATCATCGCCCTCGATCAGTGGACCAAAGGCTGGATCCGCGAGCACCTGGCCTTTGGCGACAGCCTGACCCCCTGGCCGCAGCTGCCCTTCCTGCGCCTGCTGCACTGGAAGAACACCGGGGCCGCCTTCGGCATGTTCCAGGAAGGCGGCGGCATCTTCGCCATCCTGGCCGTGCTGGTGGCGCTGATGATCTTGTACTACTTCCCGCGCATCCCGCGCGAGGAGTGGGCATTGCGCCTGGCGATGAGCCTGCAGCTGGCCGGCGCGCTGGGCAACCTGATCGATCGCCTGCGGCTGGGCTATGTGACCGACTTCGTCGCCGTGGGTGGTTTCCCCATTTTCAACGTGGCCGATGCCAGCATCAGCATCGGCGTAGCCCTGCTGTTGCTCAGCCTGTGGCTGAACGGCGATCTGGACAGCCAAAAAGAGAAGGCTGCCAGTGAACAGCTCGCCAGTGACTGA